Proteins encoded in a region of the bacterium genome:
- a CDS encoding sugar phosphate isomerase/epimerase, which produces MESITRRNFIGTSLALGGAALATSGALSPTALEAAAAGAEPKFKISLAAWSLHRTFGKDWKNIDLPRIARERFDIDGVEFVNSFFELPRIDYLNDLKKQASDHNVTLVLIMCDGEGDMSSPDKSERMQAAINHRKWVDIAHYLGCHAIRCNAGGWNSKLPAAELVKNASESFRALCDYAQESGIEITIENHGGYSSDPDNLIPLVKAVDHPLMGLLPDWGNFPEGVDKYAAVEKMLPYAKAMSAKCHNFGPDDSHPEFDLRRMTQVVLKGGYHGFIGIEFEGDVPKDENEGVKACKRVLMSQI; this is translated from the coding sequence ATGGAATCGATCACACGCAGGAATTTCATCGGCACATCGCTGGCCCTGGGCGGAGCGGCCCTGGCCACTTCCGGCGCTTTGAGTCCCACGGCCCTGGAGGCGGCGGCCGCCGGCGCGGAGCCCAAGTTCAAGATTTCACTGGCCGCCTGGTCGCTGCACCGCACGTTCGGCAAGGACTGGAAGAACATCGACCTGCCCCGGATCGCCCGCGAGCGCTTCGACATCGACGGCGTCGAGTTCGTCAACAGCTTCTTCGAGCTGCCCCGCATCGATTACCTCAACGACCTGAAAAAGCAGGCCTCCGACCACAACGTCACCCTGGTGCTGATCATGTGCGACGGCGAGGGCGACATGTCGAGCCCCGACAAGTCCGAGCGCATGCAGGCCGCGATCAACCACCGCAAGTGGGTGGACATCGCCCATTACCTGGGCTGCCACGCCATCCGCTGCAACGCCGGCGGCTGGAACAGCAAGCTCCCGGCTGCCGAGCTGGTCAAGAACGCCAGCGAGAGTTTCCGCGCCCTTTGCGACTACGCCCAGGAATCCGGGATCGAGATCACGATCGAAAACCACGGCGGCTACTCCTCCGACCCGGACAACCTCATCCCGCTGGTCAAGGCCGTCGACCACCCGCTGATGGGCCTGCTGCCCGACTGGGGCAATTTCCCGGAGGGCGTGGACAAGTACGCGGCCGTGGAGAAAATGCTGCCCTACGCCAAGGCCATGAGCGCCAAGTGCCACAACTTCGGGCCGGATGACAGCCACCCCGAGTTCGACCTGCGGCGCATGACCCAGGTTGTCCTGAAAGGCGGCTACCACGGTTTCATCGGCATCGAGTTCGAGGGCGATGTCCCCAAGGACGAGAACGAGGGAGTCAAGGCCTGCAAGCGCGTGCTGATGAGCCAGATCTGA
- a CDS encoding VOC family protein, producing MLAESLCPAITSDRIDECRDFYVRCLGARVAFDCGWYIHLLFGSPAASVAFMSPRGEQTPVLNPSGLTLNFQVQDVDAEYRRLTGLGLSGLSAPEDHPWGDRSFSLRDPNGIELCLYMDIEPSAEYKEFYR from the coding sequence ATGCTCGCCGAGAGCCTTTGCCCGGCCATCACCAGTGACAGGATCGACGAATGCCGGGATTTCTATGTCCGCTGCCTGGGGGCGCGGGTCGCTTTCGACTGCGGCTGGTACATCCATCTTCTGTTCGGCAGCCCGGCCGCGAGCGTGGCGTTCATGTCTCCCCGCGGTGAGCAGACTCCGGTGTTGAACCCGTCCGGCCTGACCCTGAACTTCCAGGTGCAGGACGTGGACGCCGAATACCGTCGGCTGACCGGGCTGGGACTGAGCGGCCTGAGCGCACCCGAGGACCATCCCTGGGGCGACCGCAGTTTCAGCCTGCGCGACCCGAACGGGATCGAGCTGTGCCTCTATATGGATATCGAACCGAGCGCAGAGTACAAGGAGTTCTACCGCTGA
- a CDS encoding fused MFS/spermidine synthase, producing MRHTAEPGRSHLSLILHILFFLSGFSGLVYEVLWTRRFGLSFGNTTYATTLVLSAFMGGLALGSRYLGRLADRLEGRVSGLTLYGWMEIGVGVYCLGFERILAAQDSLLLAIYRAFDPGRAATLTLKFGLAFLILLLPAILMGGTLPVLIKRLGGELRRVGQVTGSLYFINCLGAVAGALTVAFWLVPGFGVSFSYAAAAALNIAAGVGALALRTRADRPPESPAEAAAVAEDPADMEPASAPEAGLRWALAGIFVSGLTAMLYQVAWVRLLSLVLGSSTYSFALMVAAFISGIALGSLLVARFMTRIRSAAALFGLCQTGIGLAVLAMLPTYSRLPLFFLASRAAINFGYGAHEIFKYVVCLGVMLVPTTLFGMGFPLVSRLAALSTRGLAGRIGNVYALNTAGNILGAALGGLALIPLLGLKATLETAVTLNLLAGATILLALGPERRQLARRALIVSAAGAALYLGLAPGWDRQLLTSGVYRIHSVGADAAAHLAAASRRELLFYREGVSAVVTVERSDSLTSLTVNGKTDASTGLDMPTQLLQAHLPMLLHPAPRRVLVIGAGSGVTCGAALAHPELQQLVCVEISPEVLEASRLFAPWNRRYWEDPRVRTVVEDGREFVFRGPEQFEVITSEPSNPWIAGIGNLYTREFYSCCRARLTAEGVFCQWIHLYEMEEGVLKTILRTFLEAFPQAVAFSSVENNDLLLIGTAGPLSVDFADLQRRMAQPEVAADLKAIGLERPFVLLTTQVFDNPALRRWAGIGPLNTDNFPRVEYLAPRGFFLAERVVLPERDRLSPQGSTLLRQWLKDHTPQVKDFLGLARYQSRSGYTGMMYAALQDALALEPRDPEALELMARLLTGRKKYAEAAAVLDSLNATAALSAAGMLNLRFPVALALDERSAASFVHPPDFSLSLAIKTALTELEPTRSLHRFDLGDILCRLEDYPRAEAQFDLALQLREADTDPSAPDRAILFQRAGQAALDAGAFDRAAAWFARYAREFPDDPLGPAMQRLVILERLGASGQTVDATTLRKALGD from the coding sequence ATGAGACACACTGCTGAACCCGGCCGTTCCCATCTGTCGCTGATCCTGCACATCCTGTTTTTCCTCTCCGGATTCTCGGGCCTGGTGTACGAGGTCCTCTGGACCCGCCGTTTCGGGCTCTCGTTCGGCAACACGACCTACGCCACAACCCTGGTGCTGAGCGCGTTCATGGGCGGTCTGGCCCTGGGCAGCCGCTACCTGGGCCGTCTTGCCGACCGACTGGAGGGCCGCGTCTCGGGCCTTACGCTCTACGGCTGGATGGAGATCGGCGTGGGGGTCTACTGCCTGGGCTTCGAGCGCATCCTGGCGGCCCAGGACAGCCTTTTACTCGCCATTTACCGCGCGTTCGACCCGGGCCGGGCGGCCACCCTGACGCTCAAGTTCGGCCTGGCCTTTCTGATCCTGCTTCTGCCCGCGATCCTGATGGGCGGCACCCTGCCCGTGCTGATAAAGCGACTGGGCGGCGAGCTGCGGCGGGTGGGACAGGTGACCGGCAGCCTCTATTTCATCAACTGCCTGGGTGCGGTGGCGGGCGCCCTGACTGTGGCTTTCTGGCTGGTGCCGGGCTTCGGGGTCTCGTTCAGCTACGCCGCGGCCGCCGCGCTCAATATCGCGGCCGGGGTGGGCGCCCTGGCTCTGCGCACCCGCGCGGACCGTCCGCCGGAAAGCCCGGCCGAAGCCGCCGCTGTCGCCGAGGACCCGGCGGACATGGAGCCGGCCTCCGCGCCGGAGGCCGGCCTGCGCTGGGCCCTGGCCGGAATCTTTGTCAGCGGGCTCACCGCCATGCTCTACCAGGTGGCCTGGGTGCGTCTGCTCTCGCTGGTGCTGGGCTCCTCCACCTACTCGTTCGCCCTGATGGTGGCGGCGTTCATCAGCGGGATCGCCCTGGGCAGCCTGCTCGTGGCCCGCTTTATGACGCGTATCCGCAGCGCCGCGGCCCTGTTCGGCCTCTGCCAGACCGGGATCGGCCTGGCCGTGCTGGCCATGCTCCCCACCTACAGCCGTCTGCCCCTGTTTTTCCTGGCCAGCCGGGCCGCGATCAATTTCGGCTACGGGGCGCACGAAATCTTTAAATACGTAGTCTGCCTGGGCGTGATGCTCGTGCCCACCACCCTGTTCGGGATGGGTTTCCCCCTGGTGAGCCGTCTGGCCGCGCTCTCGACACGCGGCCTGGCCGGGCGGATCGGGAATGTCTACGCCCTGAACACGGCGGGCAATATCCTGGGCGCGGCGCTGGGCGGGCTGGCGCTCATTCCGCTTTTGGGCCTCAAGGCCACCCTGGAGACTGCGGTGACGCTGAACCTGTTGGCCGGAGCGACAATCCTTCTTGCCCTGGGCCCGGAGCGCCGTCAGCTCGCACGCCGGGCGCTGATAGTCAGCGCGGCCGGGGCCGCTCTTTACCTGGGCCTCGCCCCAGGCTGGGACCGGCAGCTGCTCACCAGCGGGGTCTACCGTATCCATTCCGTGGGCGCGGATGCCGCCGCGCACCTGGCCGCAGCCAGCCGCCGCGAGCTGCTGTTCTACCGTGAGGGCGTCTCGGCGGTGGTCACGGTGGAGCGCAGCGACTCGCTCACCTCGCTGACCGTGAACGGCAAGACCGACGCCTCCACCGGGCTGGACATGCCGACCCAGCTGCTGCAGGCGCACCTTCCCATGCTGCTGCACCCGGCCCCGCGGCGGGTGCTGGTGATCGGCGCGGGCAGCGGCGTGACTTGTGGCGCGGCCCTGGCCCACCCCGAGCTGCAACAGCTTGTCTGCGTGGAGATTTCACCCGAGGTGCTCGAAGCGAGCCGTCTGTTCGCCCCCTGGAACCGCCGCTACTGGGAGGACCCGCGGGTGCGCACCGTGGTGGAGGACGGACGCGAGTTCGTGTTCCGCGGGCCGGAACAGTTCGAGGTCATCACCAGCGAGCCCTCCAACCCCTGGATCGCCGGGATCGGCAACCTCTACACCCGCGAATTCTACTCCTGCTGCCGCGCCCGCCTGACCGCCGAGGGCGTGTTCTGCCAGTGGATACACCTGTACGAGATGGAGGAGGGCGTGCTGAAGACCATCCTGCGCACGTTCCTCGAGGCTTTCCCCCAGGCCGTGGCGTTCAGCTCGGTGGAGAATAACGACCTGCTGCTTATCGGCACGGCCGGGCCGCTGAGTGTGGATTTCGCGGACCTCCAGCGGCGGATGGCGCAGCCGGAGGTGGCCGCGGATTTGAAAGCCATCGGCCTGGAGCGGCCGTTTGTCCTGCTCACCACCCAGGTGTTCGACAACCCGGCCCTCCGGCGCTGGGCCGGGATCGGGCCGCTCAACACGGACAATTTCCCGCGGGTGGAGTACCTGGCCCCGCGCGGGTTTTTCCTGGCCGAGCGGGTGGTCCTGCCCGAGCGGGACCGCCTGAGCCCGCAGGGCTCCACACTTCTACGGCAATGGTTGAAAGATCACACGCCGCAGGTGAAGGATTTCCTGGGTCTGGCGCGCTACCAGAGCCGCAGCGGCTACACCGGAATGATGTACGCGGCGCTGCAGGATGCCCTGGCCCTGGAGCCGCGCGACCCCGAGGCCCTGGAGCTCATGGCCCGCCTGTTGACCGGGCGGAAGAAATACGCCGAGGCCGCGGCTGTGCTGGACAGCCTCAACGCCACCGCCGCGCTGAGCGCAGCCGGGATGCTCAACCTGCGCTTCCCGGTGGCCCTGGCCCTGGATGAGCGCAGCGCCGCCTCGTTCGTGCACCCGCCGGATTTCTCGCTCTCGCTGGCGATCAAGACCGCCTTGACCGAGTTGGAGCCCACGCGCAGCCTGCACCGTTTCGACCTGGGGGACATCCTCTGCCGCCTGGAGGACTACCCCCGGGCCGAGGCGCAGTTCGATCTGGCCCTCCAGTTGCGTGAGGCCGACACCGACCCGTCGGCCCCCGACCGAGCGATCCTTTTTCAGCGGGCCGGGCAGGCCGCCCTGGATGCCGGTGCGTTCGACCGGGCGGCGGCCTGGTTCGCCCGCTACGCGCGGGAATTCCCGGACGATCCGCTCGGGCCGGCCATGCAGCGCCTGGTGATCCTCGAACGCCTGGGCGCCTCCGGCCAGACTGTGGATGCCACCACGCTGCGCAAAGCCCTGGGGGATTGA
- a CDS encoding prepilin-type N-terminal cleavage/methylation domain-containing protein, translating to MTKIRSNQGFTLIELLIVVVIIGILATILISKFTGAKDSAYLAHSNTMAEAVKTAALSYSTSRIDGAAPTKISQLQKINPDIAATVNNMKLTINGSVLTIDNTKITESTKAQVNLKTGAVTPASLVE from the coding sequence ATGACAAAAATCCGTTCCAACCAGGGTTTCACCCTGATCGAACTGCTGATCGTGGTGGTGATTATCGGCATCCTGGCAACGATCCTGATCTCCAAGTTCACCGGGGCTAAGGACTCGGCCTACCTGGCGCATTCCAACACCATGGCCGAGGCGGTCAAGACAGCGGCCCTCAGCTACAGCACCTCACGTATCGACGGCGCCGCTCCGACCAAGATCAGCCAGTTGCAAAAGATCAATCCCGATATCGCCGCCACGGTCAACAACATGAAACTGACCATCAACGGCAGTGTCCTGACCATCGACAACACCAAGATCACCGAGAGCACCAAGGCTCAGGTGAACCTCAAGACAGGCGCGGTCACCCCGGCCTCACTGGTCGAGTAA
- a CDS encoding GspH/FimT family pseudopilin produces the protein MHAERGFTIIELMLVITILAIVITAGAPRFSYFIQEVRLKNSARQVAVSFQTARLKAINGNRRCFIDFAPAGLTPADSFYTMWLDMDGNQTRGTGEIDSVRLAMPESKAGIRGWRISRDARFGASGVAGGPEGRTLPGDGVDFGGADRVGFSSRGEATAPGAVYLCGPSGSNYAITVGNLGSVRLWRWESGQWK, from the coding sequence ATGCACGCCGAGCGCGGATTCACCATAATCGAGCTGATGCTGGTCATCACGATCCTGGCCATAGTCATCACTGCGGGCGCGCCGCGCTTTTCGTATTTCATCCAGGAGGTGCGGCTGAAAAACAGTGCGCGCCAGGTGGCGGTCTCGTTCCAGACCGCGCGGCTCAAGGCGATCAACGGCAACCGCCGCTGCTTCATCGATTTCGCGCCCGCCGGCCTTACCCCGGCCGACAGTTTCTACACCATGTGGCTGGACATGGACGGCAACCAGACGCGCGGCACGGGCGAGATCGACAGCGTGCGCCTGGCCATGCCGGAGTCCAAGGCCGGCATCCGCGGCTGGCGTATCTCGCGGGATGCGCGTTTCGGTGCGAGCGGCGTGGCCGGCGGCCCGGAGGGCCGCACCCTTCCGGGGGACGGGGTCGATTTCGGCGGCGCCGACCGGGTGGGGTTCAGCTCCCGCGGCGAGGCCACCGCTCCCGGAGCCGTGTACCTGTGCGGGCCCTCCGGCTCCAACTACGCCATAACCGTGGGCAACCTGGGCAGCGTGCGTCTGTGGCGCTGGGAGAGTGGGCAATGGAAGTGA
- a CDS encoding prepilin-type N-terminal cleavage/methylation domain-containing protein yields MEVRARYLSDRRGFSLVEVMLALMIGAVGLLALAGMLANVMRTNRAATDISIATALARQKIEQIKLTDYTQVHSQTESSLDQNGAATGGKFTRVTTVTENAAGYNTKTVSVAVFFSPSLSDTLKRAVITTIIYP; encoded by the coding sequence ATGGAAGTGAGGGCGCGATACCTGTCCGACCGGCGGGGCTTTTCGCTGGTGGAGGTGATGCTGGCGCTGATGATCGGCGCGGTGGGCCTTCTGGCCCTGGCCGGCATGCTGGCCAATGTCATGCGCACCAACCGCGCCGCCACCGACATCTCGATCGCCACCGCCCTGGCGCGCCAGAAAATCGAGCAGATCAAGCTGACCGACTACACCCAGGTGCACAGCCAGACCGAGAGCAGCCTGGATCAGAACGGCGCCGCCACGGGCGGCAAGTTCACCCGGGTGACCACGGTGACCGAGAACGCCGCCGGCTACAACACCAAGACCGTGAGCGTGGCCGTGTTTTTCAGCCCCAGCCTGAGCGACACTCTCAAGCGGGCGGTGATCACCACGATCATCTACCCCTGA